The genomic interval TCCTATAAGAAGTGCTGGCGCCTATGTTGACAGCTTTGGAAGGCCTCTTGTTCAGATGGATGTTGGGCCAGCGGGAGATGGGATGATTCCTTATAGCACTGGCAATGGAGCTGCTGTTGGTGCATCTGTCCCTAGTGCTGGAAGTGCCTCTGTCCCAGGAGGAGCATATGATCCCTCCCTTGCGCAGAGGTGAATAGGAAGAAGCTGGCATTAGAGATTTTTCATTAGTTTTTGTGTCTTCTTTAGCAATTTGTTGGTTAGCAATGTGAAGGGTACTTTAAAAACTGTAGATTAGAGCACTCTCTCACAGAATTATTTGTTCTCGTGCTGCCTTTTCATATATGTATGCAACCTTATGGGTTGACGAGAAGTCTGTTCTTCTTTCTTTGATCTTGAAGTAATGAATTGACAGGACTGGAGGACTCGAGTTTGAAGTACCCAAATATAAGTGCGGAAATTAGTCGAATCCTATGAATTTgatttaggtcccgtttggatgttgagttcatctcaacatctaaacatcaCTCGAACACAAATACCTTTCAAtgaactcaacatctaaacatcaCTCGAACACAAATACCTTTCAATttcaattcttaatttttttatttaataattaaaactttatcaaacttcaaaacaaaatacaaaatacaattaaaaaattatattctaacaatattttaactttataatatttttattttatttgttctctattttttaaaattctataaaacatcttaattccaactatttaattactattaacatatttctaatttcctTTTATTCTGCAATTGAACGGAAAAATTTATTGTCATGGTCACGAAACATCTcatccttctatttttttttttttttttttttctaatattgtaTGGTAAACACCATCGTCTTCAAAATTCTATTCCATTTGATTCTTGATCGACCACCCCCAATCATTTTCCATTGTACACGATGTTTCACGTTCAAGCTAAGGTGTTTAATGTTTCtacttaaaaaagttaaaatcatgGTGAAACGAACTAAAGGATGCTGGACTAAACTCTGACCATTACTAGAGCTCTCTTGACTTTGTGCTACACATGGTTCCGTAGTAACTTCTAGTTAAGGATAATTATGTATTCATATAAACATAGTTAGTTACTTAAATATTGTAACAAAATCACTGAAACAGGAgagaaatggaaatggaagaGATGGCTCATTTTGAGGGGAGCGCCTCTAGAGAAAAATAGGCCAAagaaaaattagggtttttttatattagattttaaatgtCATTACAGATAGTTCCTTGTAAACATATACTACTGCTTTGTTTTTACTAGGCCTTGGGCCGAGCCCATTACatcataaagtaaataaaaaaaaaatcataaaaataccCAAGTCTGGCTATTACGAGCTCAATCCCATACAAGACCCACTTCACTTAATAAAAGACTCAATAGACTCCACTTAATAAAAGACTAAAGACCCAACAGATGGCCCACGGTCTTCTTAGACTAAAAACATAGAAAGTAAACTAAAGGCATAGACGATTGAACACGTTGACTCAAGTGAATTCCCTCCATGCGTGAGAAGCTTCTGGCCTTCCTCCCTGATTCCCATTTCCCTTTCATGCCATCGTGCAAACCCTAGATCGCATTCCTTCACAGTCCACGTCCAAGCTTGTTACACTGTCCCTCCTTttaaaacaccttgcccacaaggtgggaAAATATACTATTCAGCCTTGAGTATGGTTCCCacggttcttcttctttcgaatgCCCCTGCCACTTCACCAATAATTCCACTCGAGCTTGGTTGCCAGCCTTTACCATTCGACGATTCAATACCGTTTTGGGCTCAGGGCGAAGGATTCCATGGTCATTGACGGGAGGTAGCACTAGCATGACGGTAACATTCTCTCCCACCCTCTTCTTTAACTACGAAATGTAGAATGTAAGATGGATCCAAGATATACGATAAGCCACTTTTCCTATTTTTTGTAAAACTTGGAAGGGTCCAAAAAACCTAGGGGATAGTCTGAGGCTTCTGCGATGCATCACTGAACTTTGTCTGTAAGGTTGTAAGTTTAGGAAGATCCAATCACCAATTTCCAACGATTGTTCCTTTCGATTTAGATATGCATATCTCTTCATCTAATTCTATGCTTTCTGTaagttttctttcaacaacTTGGATATTTGATCACGGGTTTTCAAATTGCTTTCCACTGCTTCCAACCTTGTTGTGCCTGGTATGTaatttgaaattcttggagGTTGGTATCCATAGAGTGGTTCTAATGGTGTGAACCCAGTAGATAGATGTGTAGTTGTGTTGTACCACCATTCTGCTAGTGGTAACCATAGGACCCAGTCACTTGGACGATCCCCACTAAAACACCTTAAGTAGTTTTCAAGGGGTCTATTCACAGCCTCTGATTGGCCATCCGTTTGAGGGTGATAGGCTGTGCTTAGGGACATTTGTACCCCCTGTAGAGCAAAAAATCCTGCCAAAAGTCACTTGTAAATGTGATGTCCCTGTTTAAGATAACAGATAGAGGCAGCCCATGCAATTTGAAAAGATGTTTGAGAAAGAGTTCCGCTATGTCTTTGGCATTATATGAGTGTTTAAGGGCAACAAAGTGGCTGAATTTGGTAAGTCTGTCCACCACCACTCAAATACTATTAAACCCCCTCGACCCGGGTAAGCTCCCAATGAAATCCATTGTGATGTGAGTCCATAGTTGCGAGGATGTAGGAAGGGGTTGTAACAGTCTACTGGGCTTAATGTTGTCTATCTTAACTCGTCGGCACATGTCACAACTTCGTATGAATCCCCTCAAGTCCTTCTTTAATCTAGGCCAATAGAAGTCCTTCTTAGCTCACTGTAGTGACTTATCATACCCTGAGTGCCTCCCCACGGCTGCTGTGGATGAGCTCTAAGACCTTGGTCTTGAATTCCCCATCATTAAGGATGTATAATCTGCCCTTATATAGAAGCAGTTCATTCCTCATGGTATAATCTGAACTTAGTGTTCCTTCTTTGAACATCTTGATCACCCTTTGTAAATTATCATCCTTTGTTTATGTAGCTTTCAAATCATCTACCCATTATATCAATGAGAATGAAATCAGCATTAGTGTCCCCTCTTCTTTCCTTGATAGAGCATCCGCCACCTAATTCTCGGACCCCTTTTTATATTCTATGACAAAGTCATACCCAAACAACTTAGAGACCCATTTCTTCTACATCGGAGTCCCAATCTTTTGGTTTAGTAAATGTTTTAAACTTTGCTGGTCAGTTTTAACCACAAAGACTTGCCCCAAAAGGTAAAGTCTCCATTTGTTGATGGTTGAAACCAGTGCATGCAGTTCCTTCTCGTAGGTGGGTAGAGTTAGTGACTTCCCCTTCAATGTTTGGCTGTAGAATGCTATGGGTCTGCCCTGTTGCATTAATACAACCCCAATAGCGTGTCACgatgcatcacactcaatgGTGAAAGGCATAGAGAAGTTTGAGAGAGCTAACACTGGGGATTGAGTTACCACCTCTTTCAAATGGTGAAAAGCCACCTTAGCCTCCTCACTCCACACAAAATTATCCTTCTTTAACATTCTGGTCAAGGGAGCTACTATCCCTCCATAGCCTCTAATAAACTTGCGGTAGTACCCTGTTAGGCCCAGAAATCCCTGTAAGGCTTTTAAGGAACTTGGAAGTGGTCATTCTTTCATTGCCCGAAGCTTTTTAAGATCTACCCGAACTCCTCCAGCTGAGATTAAATGTCCCAAATAGGCTATTTCATTGCATCCAAAATAACATTTGGACTGTTTTTCATGTAACATGTGCTGCCTTATAATCTGTAGGGCCTTCTGCAAATGAATTTCATGCTCCCTAACTGTTTTACtgtaaatcaaaatgtcgtcaaagaaaactaaaatgaaCTTTCTCAAGTGAGGGCAAAATACCTCATTCATTAGGTTTTGGAATTTGAAGGGGATATTAGTTAATCCAAACGGCATCACTAGGAACTCGTGGTGTCCCTTATGAGTCTTAAATGTTGTCTTGGGTACATCTTCTGGTTTAACTCAAATTTGATGGTAACCGGATCTCAAATCCAGCTTAAAAAATATAGTAGCCCCATACAACTCATCCGTCAATTATTCCACCACGGGTATGAGGAACTTGTCTTTAATGGTGACATTACTTAGTCCCTTATAATTCACATATAGCCTCTAAGTCCCATCCGCCTTTCTAACCAACAACATGAGGGATGAGTACGGGCTTTGACTCTGTATGACTCCCGATGATAGGAGCTTCTGCACAATTCTCTATATCTCATCCTTTTGGCAGTAGGGGTACCGGTAAGGACTCATGGATATGGGCCTAGTGCTTGGAAATAGGTTAATTGCGTGGTCATGGTTCCTTTGTGGGGGCAGCCCTTGGAGCTCAGAAAAGATATCCATGTATTGTTATAAAAGGGGTTGTAAGAGTAAAGATGCATCAATTCCAGCTTTGTGCTCATAGTTTGGTTCCCCTTGCAGCATTTGTAGGAtgatttccttctttttcatcCCATTGAATTTGTTTACTGAACTTTCTTCAATTAATTGGGCAGCATCAAGGCCTCTAATTTCTACagttttttttccataaaaaaatctcattgaGAGTTCATCAAAGTTCCACAAAATGGACCCCAAATCCCTTAGCTATTGTACTCTTAGTACCATATCACAACCTATTAGGACTAGGACCCACAAATCCACAGTAAATACTGTCCCTTGAATTTTCAGCTTGACCCCGCAACAACTCCCTTCATTAGGAATCACTTCTCCATTGGTTACTCTTACGTTCACTTGGCCAGCTTGGTTAAGGGGTAGTTGAGCCTTACTACTAACAGCTGGATCCAAAAAGTTATGAGTTGAACTTGAATCAATCAAAATGGTTACCTAAAGTGTCCCAAGTTTTCCTTTGACCCTCATGGTTTTGGGGTTGAGAGAAACAATTAAGGCATGCAATGAAATTTCAGGATTTTGTAGTGGTTGTATTGCTTCAGTAACtactgcttcttcttctttctctcttaaCTCTTCTCCTTGCTCCTCCCAGCCACCATTTTCCAGCATCACCTCTTCATGTAGATATAGTTTTGGGCTTTAACATCTATGCTCAGAAACCCATTTAGTATCACAATATAGCACATGCCTTTGTCCCTCATCTCCTTCATTTGGACTTGGCTAATTTTCTAGATGGgtttggattagggttttttgGTTTGTCAAACATGTTTGTGTTTGGGTTTTTTAGTATTCCAGGGTCTGGAGAGTATGATAAATTGTTTCTATAGCTTCTCTTAGATAGGTTGAAGTTTTATTCCTGTATTTTTGCTAAGCTATAGGCAGATATGAGGTTGTTTGGGTTAAACATTCTAACAGACAGCCTGATCTCATCCCGTAGCCCACTCAAAAAATAGCTTAGTTTGTAATTATCCAACAATCCCCTTAATCTGTTAGACAAGGTTTCAAACCTTGCTTTATACTCCTCCACAGTACTAGTTTGTCTCAGTCTAGTAAGAGCCTCCATGGGGTCATCGTATGCATTGGGACCGAACCTTACCAGTAAGGCTTTAATAAAAGAATCACAATCATGGATTTgtccattttcttctaaatcttGGAACCAAATGAGGGCTTGACCCTCCATGTAGAAAGAGGCTAGCCTCAATCTGTGCTGAGGTAAGtgttgtgaaaattaaaaaactgaTGGACTTTGTATATCCAACCTGCAGGGTCCTCACATGAAAAACTGGAAAGTCCAATCTTACGGTCTTTGTGTGTACCTCACCCATTCCATGTTGCTGATGGACTCAAGTAAAGTCCCTCCACGTGTGAGAAGCTTCTGACCTTCCTCCCCGATTCCCATTTTCCTTTCATGCCACTGTGCAAATCGTAGATCGCATTTCTTCACAGCCCACGTCCAAACttgttacaaatattttttctttaatatatttaattatttctcctTATCAATACACGactagtatatttattttttgtattttactacATACAATCACTTTTATGTATTCATTGCGCactctattaatgtgattgaccaaagtaattattttatattaaaaaaatgatgcaacAAATTATATTAGTAGAGTGCGTAAAGAATACATATAAATGATTgcatataaaaattttgtacaaaCAAACTCTCTGCATATAGTCATCTCttcattgttttttgtattaTCCGTGTTTCAAGCCTGGTTTTAACTATAGAAAACAATTTGAAGAGATTTCCGTTCTTGCTATCATTTAAGAAGGAAACTACCCACTCAAAATTTTAcgtgggaaaaagaaaatgagaaaaaataattattttattttattatttaaataaaataattaataaaattttaaaatttatcttttaaattaaattataccacCAATCATTTTATTATACGTGTTTTACGGcttaaaaatttttctaaaatatttaacgAAGTATTTAAGCATCGACTCGcaaataggtaaaaaaaaaaaaaaaaccgatggCGTGGCATATCATTGTTCACTGGACGAACCGGAGAGACGCTTCGAGCCATTcttatatggaaaatgataagacataatattttgtacaacaatgagtgatatttttataaaatatattataaaaataatataattttacaaaaatattttcttttataatattgttatacaTTACTCTTCTTGTATTCCAACTTCCCAATCAGAACCCGGCATCATTTCTTTTCGCGTGCTCTCATCTGATCCGACCAGTCATGGCAGAGGTAAGCTTCGATTCGCTCTTCTCCAATTAGGAGTTATTAAATCGATTGGGAGCCTCCGTATGTCGAGTTCTACACGGATACGTCTGTTTCTGTCCGTATGCCTGATTATCGAGAAACCGCGAGAAAACTAAGTAAAAGAATTTGTTTTTTGTGATTTCAAAGTCTGAAACTTTTTCTGTTGATCCTGATTGAGATACTAATTTCACATAAGTGGTTTTTTCGAATCCTTGCTTTGTTTGCTTATTcagatttcttttatattttggtATTGATCCGTTATTGTTACtgtttctttaaaaattattcctTTGACGAGGATTTTGTGCCTGTTAAGTTTATTAGGAACTGGGCCTAATTGATTTCGGCGAAGATTTTCTTAATACAATTACTGTGTCGTTTATGAGAAAACAATCCAATATGCATACTCAATGTTAATCACTGGGTGCATGCGGTTCTATGTTTTTTACCTGTTAAAAATTGAACCCTTTCTCTTCCgataaatttatacaaattttattgaaaggGTAGAAGGATTCAACcaaagtacacaggaagtatgcCAAAGGATACACCCAACAAGCAAGAATTTGAACCCTTCTGAGattactcattttgaaaaaaggaGATTAGATCGAATTGGTGGAAATTTTAGTTAAAGTGATTTTGATATTTCAACTAAGTTGCCGGAGCTATTAGTGGTTGTCTATAACCATAGACTTCATAGAAAATAACTAAGATTGAAATGCCTAAGCTGTTCTCAGCATTTTTTTAGTCATAGACCCACGAAAAACAAATGGGTGTGCgtattgtatttttgtttttcttttttaatgagtaAAAAGGGTAAGATGGGGCAACCTAAGGTGGCTTCTTTACCTGGGCATGACCATAGTAGCACCCTACCCATTGGGAATTGGACAAGAGGGGCTTAAACGGCAGGAAGCTGCAAGTGTCCTCTGAAGTTGGGTTTGAGCCATAACTTAAACCCCAGCTCCACTAGggaatttaattaattcttgGACGGCTAATTCTGATAGTCTAAGGTGAATCTATATTGGGATTCGAACTCAGGACTTGGTACATGCCACTTGGGAGTAACCCAAGGAGTATTGAACCAACCCCTTAGTGGAAGGTGTGCTTGTATCTGAAATTCACTTATAATGCATTTCTCCTGCTAGAGCTTTTATTTCCAATTGCAAGGTGCATTTTGTTCATTCATTTTATAGAAGACATCCAAATAGAAATGTGCGAGAACCTCTAGAATGTCACATGGATCAAAGGTGCTAAAGTTTATAGCTTTTTTCCACGGTCATATGCTGGTCTAAATTCTTCTTTGAATAGAATTTTTGTGACTAGAATGATAAGCTTGGGCTTTGGGGACAAGTTAATCATTGCTGTCTTACTTAtttcatattctttatttattgaatgCTTCTGCTATTTACTCTCAGATTGACTTATCAAAAATTTACTCTCAGATCGAGCTTAAAACAGCCCCTGCCGATTTTCGATTCCCTACAACAAATCAAACAAGACACTGTTTCACACGCTACATTGAGTTTCACAGGTATATTTCACTAACTCACAAATTGGGTTCAAAGGGAATTTATTATCCAAGTTCCTTTTTCTCCctcgttttcttttttgaaagcCAACTTCATTACAGGTGCTTGGCAGCAAAAGGTGAAGAGTCTGTTGATTGTGCAAAGTTTGCCAAATATTATCGTTCTCTCTGTCCTGGTGAATGGGTGAGTACCCCTGGCTTATTGTATTGACACAATTGACTGAAAATTTACTTAGTTGTACACTTGTTCTAAACATACTCACACTCTTTTGATTTGTTCTGATCTGGTTTAATAGTTTGGCTGGTTAAATAAAGGCACTGTATTCAGTTAGCAGTtagtgttatatttattatcaaaCTGCAAGAGTCTAGGATTCTTGAATAGTATCATGAAACAACTTTAAACCAAACTAGCTATGCGCTTTATTCTGCCTTTGAATAGGCAATGCAATGCCTCTTTGCCATACCAACGGTGTAGTTACTTTTCAGCCCTATGCTCCTCACCTTCAGCATGCCTCTCCCGATGATATGGATTGAATCTTTTGCACTCATGTTGGAATTCAAGCATTTCCAATCAATCTTGAGTAGCAATCTCATTGT from Juglans microcarpa x Juglans regia isolate MS1-56 chromosome 4S, Jm3101_v1.0, whole genome shotgun sequence carries:
- the LOC121262335 gene encoding cytochrome c oxidase subunit 6b-2, with protein sequence MAEIELKTAPADFRFPTTNQTRHCFTRYIEFHRCLAAKGEESVDCAKFAKYYRSLCPGEWVERWNEQRENGSFPGPL